One part of the Acetoanaerobium sticklandii genome encodes these proteins:
- a CDS encoding ECF transporter S component has product MNKTHKLVTYSLLIALVCVGTMFIKIHVPATNGYVNIGDAFIIISSLMFGPVAGMIAGGIGSAMADLLSGYAHFAVFTLIVKGIEGYIIGWLFVKFGGTKLVGMYSSLAGVAFMVLGYFMVETVMYSSYKVALQSIAFNGVQALASFIIGYPVFSYISKNVKLKFNV; this is encoded by the coding sequence ATGAATAAAACTCATAAATTAGTTACCTATAGCTTACTTATAGCACTTGTTTGTGTGGGTACAATGTTTATCAAAATACACGTACCTGCAACCAATGGTTATGTTAATATAGGAGATGCATTTATTATTATTTCTTCACTTATGTTTGGACCTGTAGCAGGAATGATTGCAGGGGGCATAGGTTCTGCGATGGCGGATTTATTATCTGGATATGCACATTTTGCTGTATTTACACTTATAGTAAAAGGTATAGAAGGATATATCATAGGTTGGTTATTCGTTAAATTTGGAGGAACTAAGCTAGTTGGAATGTACAGCTCGTTAGCCGGAGTAGCATTTATGGTTTTAGGCTATTTTATGGTTGAAACAGTTATGTATTCAAGTTATAAAGTTGCACTTCAGAGCATTGCATTTAACGGAGTCCAAGCGTTGGCTTCATTTATCATAGGATATCCAGTATTTTCCTATATATCTAAAAATGTAAAACTTAAATTCAATGTATAA
- the lepA gene encoding translation elongation factor 4, translating to MDRQSRTRNFSIIAHIDHGKSTLADRLIEDTGLVQSRDMKAQLLDNMDLERERGITIKLQSIRLVYKAKDGEEYFFNLIDTPGHVDFNYEVSRSLAACEGALLIVDAAQGVEAQTLANVYLALDQDLEIVPVINKIDLPSARPEEIKTEIEDIIGLDASEAPLISAKDGTNIDQVLEAIVHKVPAPKGDIDAPLKALIFDSYYDSYKGVISYVRVFEGKVKKGDRIKMMNTKKVFEVTEVGVVSPTHIPVEDLVAGDVGYIAASVKDIRSSRVGDTITLADNPTEHPLPGYKKVTPMVYCGIYPAEGEKYENVRDALEKLQVNDAALEFEAETSAALGFGFRCGFLGLLHMEIIQERLEREFDLNMITTAPSVLFRVIKADGEVLMIQNPTNLPPVQEIDHIEEPIVKANIIVPTDYVGPVMELAQERRGNMLNMEYLDTKRVTLHYEIPLNEVVYDFFDSLKSRTKGYGSLDYEFKEYKEAKLVKLDILINREQVDALSFIVHESTAQTRGRVMCEKLKDEIPKHQFPVPIQAAIGTKVVARETISAYRKDVLAKCYGGDISRKRKLLEKQKEGKKRMRQIGNVEVPQKAFMSVLKLDK from the coding sequence TTGGATAGACAAAGCCGCACAAGAAATTTTAGTATAATTGCTCATATCGACCATGGAAAATCAACACTAGCTGATAGATTGATTGAAGATACAGGATTAGTACAATCAAGAGATATGAAGGCACAGCTTTTGGACAATATGGATTTGGAAAGAGAAAGAGGAATAACCATTAAACTTCAGTCTATTAGACTGGTTTACAAAGCAAAAGATGGAGAGGAATACTTTTTTAATTTAATTGATACTCCAGGTCACGTAGACTTTAACTACGAAGTATCTAGATCCCTTGCTGCCTGTGAAGGTGCTCTTCTTATAGTTGACGCAGCTCAGGGAGTGGAAGCTCAAACTTTAGCTAATGTATACTTGGCACTTGACCAAGATTTGGAAATAGTACCTGTAATCAATAAGATAGACCTTCCTAGTGCTAGACCTGAAGAAATCAAGACAGAAATAGAGGATATTATAGGACTAGATGCATCTGAGGCTCCTCTTATTTCAGCAAAAGACGGGACTAATATAGATCAGGTTCTAGAGGCGATAGTACATAAGGTACCAGCACCAAAAGGCGATATTGATGCACCACTTAAAGCTCTTATATTCGACTCGTATTACGATTCATACAAAGGAGTAATTTCTTACGTAAGAGTATTTGAGGGCAAGGTGAAAAAAGGCGATAGAATAAAAATGATGAATACAAAAAAGGTATTCGAGGTTACTGAAGTTGGAGTTGTTTCTCCTACTCATATTCCTGTAGAAGATTTAGTAGCAGGGGATGTAGGGTATATAGCAGCTTCTGTTAAGGATATCAGAAGCTCTAGGGTTGGAGATACTATCACCTTAGCTGATAACCCAACAGAACATCCTCTTCCAGGCTATAAGAAAGTTACACCTATGGTTTATTGTGGAATTTACCCTGCTGAAGGCGAAAAATATGAAAACGTAAGAGATGCACTAGAAAAGCTTCAAGTAAATGATGCAGCACTAGAATTTGAAGCAGAAACCTCTGCAGCTTTAGGTTTTGGATTTAGATGTGGATTCCTTGGCCTTCTTCATATGGAAATAATCCAAGAAAGACTAGAAAGAGAATTTGACTTAAATATGATAACTACCGCTCCATCTGTATTATTTAGAGTAATAAAAGCTGATGGAGAAGTACTCATGATACAAAATCCTACAAACCTTCCGCCTGTGCAGGAGATTGACCATATAGAAGAGCCTATAGTAAAGGCGAATATAATTGTACCTACGGATTATGTGGGGCCTGTAATGGAGCTTGCTCAGGAAAGAAGAGGTAATATGCTCAATATGGAGTATCTAGACACCAAAAGAGTTACACTTCACTACGAGATTCCATTAAATGAAGTTGTATATGATTTCTTCGACTCATTAAAATCTAGAACAAAGGGTTATGGCTCATTGGATTATGAATTTAAAGAGTATAAAGAAGCAAAACTAGTTAAGCTTGACATTCTAATCAACAGAGAGCAAGTGGATGCACTTTCATTTATAGTTCATGAAAGTACAGCCCAAACTAGAGGAAGAGTAATGTGTGAAAAGCTAAAGGACGAAATTCCAAAGCATCAGTTCCCAGTGCCTATACAAGCGGCAATAGGAACAAAGGTAGTAGCAAGAGAAACGATAAGTGCATATAGAAAAGACGTACTTGCGAAATGCTACGGTGGAGATATAAGCCGTAAGCGTAAGCTACTAGAAAAACAAAAAGAGGGTAAGAAAAGAATGAGACAAATTGGGAATGTAGAGGTTCCTCAAAAGGCATTTATGTCAGTTCTTAAGCTAGATAAATAA
- a CDS encoding GNAT family N-acetyltransferase, with product MSEIRYALYEDLKEIRDLWEYSFSDEESFVNYYFEKRYNPGCNLIVKDRALLASLQRNPYKINISNDSQDTAYVVGISVYPEHRGKKLTTKLLNKALEEAYNLGEKISLLMPIDTAIYRRYGYENCFNLYSFEVNLSDIEYKNNKSVNLERITKMTDEIADFLIEIYLEKAKNWDIYLERDRNHYYTYFEEIKVESGEIFLAKNKANEPIGYMVFYPKMEVSKGYVRELFYLDSSALDSFMTLVASHKTQIDSVTIQQPIDSQLMYYFGFNNKISVNLKPFMMARIVDVKYVLEKLAKDMILDLRIKINDGILSQNNQIFHIKNGSVGTSDSKADAVMDIGTLTQLYMGGVSISSAYDLGKIEAKSDILTQLNRLFSDKISYVNEYI from the coding sequence ATGTCAGAAATAAGATATGCTTTGTATGAAGACCTTAAGGAAATAAGAGATTTATGGGAATATTCATTTTCAGATGAAGAGAGCTTTGTAAATTATTACTTTGAAAAAAGATACAATCCAGGGTGCAATTTGATTGTTAAGGACAGGGCATTACTTGCATCTCTTCAAAGAAATCCATATAAAATAAATATAAGCAATGATTCTCAGGACACGGCTTATGTAGTTGGAATAAGTGTATATCCAGAGCATAGAGGCAAAAAGCTAACCACAAAGCTTTTAAATAAAGCTTTGGAGGAAGCCTATAATTTGGGCGAGAAGATATCGCTATTGATGCCTATAGATACTGCTATATATAGACGATATGGTTATGAAAACTGTTTTAATTTATATAGCTTTGAGGTTAATCTGTCTGATATTGAGTATAAAAATAACAAATCTGTGAATCTTGAAAGAATCACAAAGATGACAGATGAGATTGCGGACTTTCTTATAGAAATTTATTTAGAGAAGGCAAAAAATTGGGATATTTATTTAGAAAGAGATAGAAACCATTATTACACTTATTTTGAAGAAATTAAAGTTGAATCAGGAGAGATTTTTTTAGCAAAAAATAAAGCTAATGAACCTATAGGGTATATGGTTTTCTATCCCAAAATGGAAGTATCTAAGGGTTATGTAAGAGAACTGTTTTATCTGGATTCTAGTGCTTTAGATTCCTTTATGACTCTTGTAGCTAGTCACAAGACTCAGATTGATAGCGTTACTATACAGCAACCTATAGATTCTCAACTTATGTATTATTTTGGATTTAACAATAAAATATCTGTAAATCTAAAGCCTTTTATGATGGCTAGGATAGTAGATGTAAAATATGTACTTGAAAAATTAGCTAAAGATATGATTTTAGATTTAAGGATAAAAATTAATGACGGTATTTTGAGTCAAAACAATCAGATTTTTCATATTAAAAATGGCTCAGTAGGAACTTCTGATAGTAAAGCTGACGCAGTAATGGATATAGGAACCCTAACGCAGCTTTATATGGGAGGGGTATCAATTTCATCAGCTTATGATTTAGGAAAAATTGAAGCCAAAAGCGATATTTTAACTCAACTTAATAGACTGTTTTCTGATAAAATTTCGTATGTGAATGAATATATCTAA
- the nadA gene encoding quinolinate synthase NadA, giving the protein MKENILELIKKQKLEEDCVILAHHYQIPEIKQVADYIGDSYYLSALVSKLKTPKIYFCGVRFMAETAKILSPDKTVILANPDAGCPMADMVSLDDLIEFKENNPNHLIVSYVNTSADIKAQSDICVTSSVALNIMNTVKDKEILFLPDRNLGRYIKEKTKNENITLWEGFCPIHERAELEDMNALKSKQPDAVVLIHPECKWELVEQADFVGSTTEIMDFVSKSDKSKFIIGTELGVLESLQKQHPEKEFFLLYDEFVCKNMKKTTAQDLLNAMQGKGGEVIKLDEDVMVKASKSLYEMIKRSSK; this is encoded by the coding sequence ATGAAAGAAAACATACTTGAGCTAATAAAAAAACAGAAGCTTGAAGAGGATTGTGTAATTTTGGCGCATCATTATCAAATACCTGAAATCAAGCAGGTAGCTGATTACATAGGAGATTCATATTATTTGAGTGCTTTGGTAAGTAAGCTTAAAACACCTAAGATTTATTTCTGCGGAGTTAGATTTATGGCTGAAACAGCTAAAATATTATCGCCAGATAAAACAGTAATACTTGCTAATCCTGATGCTGGTTGTCCTATGGCCGATATGGTTTCACTTGATGACTTGATTGAGTTTAAGGAAAATAATCCCAACCATCTTATTGTTTCATATGTAAATACAAGTGCTGATATAAAAGCTCAAAGCGATATTTGTGTTACATCTTCCGTAGCTCTTAATATAATGAACACTGTAAAGGATAAAGAAATTTTATTTTTGCCAGATAGAAATTTAGGGAGATATATCAAGGAGAAGACTAAAAATGAAAATATTACTCTTTGGGAGGGCTTTTGCCCGATTCATGAAAGAGCAGAGCTAGAGGATATGAATGCTTTAAAATCTAAGCAGCCCGATGCTGTGGTACTTATTCATCCAGAATGCAAATGGGAGCTGGTTGAGCAAGCAGATTTCGTAGGTTCTACAACTGAAATTATGGATTTTGTAAGTAAATCTGACAAATCAAAATTTATTATAGGCACGGAGCTAGGTGTGCTTGAGTCTTTACAAAAGCAGCATCCTGAAAAAGAATTTTTCTTGTTATACGATGAATTTGTATGTAAAAATATGAAAAAAACAACTGCTCAAGATTTACTTAATGCTATGCAAGGAAAAGGTGGAGAAGTAATAAAGCTAGATGAAGATGTTATGGTGAAAGCTTCTAAAAGTCTTTATGAAATGATTAAAAGGAGTTCGAAATGA
- a CDS encoding ComEC/Rec2 family competence protein, whose amino-acid sequence MNFNKNKLKKFSLNVLLIFALIASSILFSACDILENDTRLQVHFIDVGQGDSTLIISPNGRTMLIDAGDNSKGSEVISYLKRNGVSKIDILIGTHPDADHIGGLDDVIEAFEIGEFYLPRKSHTTNTFESVLLAAKSKNLSIKEGYSDRELDYDENIKLKILSPIKSKDYGSDNNLYSIVVKLDYNQASFLFMGDAEYKNEYDILASSDNLKSDVVKLGHHGSHSSTSLEFLNAVAPSAAVVSCGYKNKYSHPHKEVLDLLETTNIPLYRTDEQGDIIFRTDGKTITANTEPGSYTYRKYK is encoded by the coding sequence ATGAATTTCAATAAAAATAAACTTAAAAAATTTTCTCTAAATGTGTTATTAATATTTGCCCTGATTGCTTCTTCTATTTTATTCTCAGCTTGTGATATTTTAGAAAATGATACAAGGCTTCAAGTTCATTTTATAGATGTAGGCCAAGGTGATAGTACCTTGATAATTTCTCCAAATGGTAGGACTATGCTAATCGATGCTGGAGACAACAGCAAAGGAAGTGAAGTCATCTCTTACTTAAAAAGAAACGGCGTATCAAAAATTGACATATTAATCGGCACTCATCCAGATGCCGATCACATAGGTGGTCTAGATGACGTTATTGAGGCTTTTGAAATAGGGGAATTTTATCTTCCAAGAAAAAGCCATACCACAAATACCTTTGAATCTGTTTTGCTTGCAGCTAAGTCAAAAAATCTATCCATAAAAGAAGGTTATTCTGACAGAGAACTAGATTATGATGAAAATATAAAGCTTAAAATTTTATCTCCTATAAAATCAAAGGATTATGGAAGTGATAACAATCTCTATTCCATAGTAGTAAAGCTCGATTATAATCAAGCATCTTTTTTATTTATGGGTGATGCCGAATATAAAAATGAATATGATATATTAGCATCTAGTGACAACCTTAAGTCGGATGTTGTAAAGCTAGGTCATCATGGAAGTCATTCATCAACAAGTCTAGAATTTTTAAATGCGGTTGCACCCTCAGCTGCTGTAGTATCTTGTGGATATAAAAACAAATATTCTCATCCTCACAAGGAAGTCCTAGACTTACTTGAAACAACTAATATTCCTTTGTACCGGACTGATGAACAAGGAGATATTATTTTTAGGACAGATGGAAAAACAATAACTGCAAATACAGAGCCAGGGTCTTACACTTATAGAAAATATAAATAG
- the holA gene encoding DNA polymerase III subunit delta: MNYKDLLKNIDNEKDKVYLIYGEEAYRIDSILDYFKNKLEPAFRDFNLTVIDDKVIDIDRIIENFESVPFMDKNRIVVIKSSAFFKTGTKGLAKEDEKKLLAYLENPAETTIVLFCPPEVDKRSSLFKQLKKNHCIFEANKLEMNELKLWCKAVLKKSNTIISDLELESFIEKTGYYYKESGKNLRDLENELVKISALYQKQGKITIQDIDLVILQNFENNIFRLIEDTFSGDFKKALIEFNHIIDSGESALMILTMFGKQLSMITKYHILKAKGYNEALIAQKLSIHPYALKKAGIHSQKLKYKEALVLLNLCLDTDYRIKNGQINERIGVELILTKICQRIKTEKTSKVFA; the protein is encoded by the coding sequence ATGAATTACAAGGATTTGCTGAAAAATATTGACAATGAAAAGGATAAGGTCTATCTCATCTATGGAGAAGAGGCTTATCGTATAGATTCTATATTAGATTATTTTAAGAATAAGCTAGAGCCAGCATTTAGAGATTTTAATCTGACTGTTATTGATGACAAGGTTATAGATATTGATAGGATAATAGAAAACTTTGAATCAGTGCCTTTTATGGATAAAAATAGAATAGTAGTGATAAAAAGCAGTGCATTCTTCAAAACTGGAACTAAGGGGCTGGCTAAAGAAGATGAAAAAAAATTACTCGCTTATCTTGAAAATCCAGCGGAAACGACTATAGTTTTATTTTGCCCACCAGAGGTAGATAAAAGATCTAGTTTGTTTAAACAACTTAAAAAAAATCATTGTATTTTCGAAGCAAACAAGCTTGAGATGAATGAACTTAAATTATGGTGCAAAGCCGTTTTAAAGAAATCAAATACCATTATTAGCGATTTGGAATTGGAAAGCTTTATTGAAAAAACTGGATATTATTATAAAGAGTCTGGGAAAAATTTAAGAGATTTAGAAAATGAACTAGTAAAAATTTCAGCTTTATATCAAAAACAAGGGAAAATTACAATTCAAGATATAGATTTAGTAATTCTTCAAAATTTTGAGAATAATATTTTTAGATTGATTGAAGATACCTTTAGTGGAGATTTTAAAAAGGCTTTGATTGAATTTAATCACATAATTGATTCTGGAGAGTCGGCACTTATGATTTTGACTATGTTTGGAAAACAACTCTCTATGATAACTAAATACCATATATTAAAGGCCAAGGGATACAATGAAGCTTTGATAGCCCAGAAGCTATCAATTCATCCATATGCTCTTAAAAAGGCGGGGATACACTCTCAAAAATTAAAGTACAAGGAAGCTTTGGTGCTATTAAACCTTTGCCTTGATACAGATTACAGGATTAAAAATGGTCAAATTAATGAGAGAATAGGTGTAGAGCTTATTCTTACAAAAATATGTCAGCGTATTAAGACAGAAAAAACATCCAAGGTCTTTGCTTAA
- a CDS encoding ComEC/Rec2 family competence protein, with amino-acid sequence MRRYSFVIFICIFISAVFTLVYQELSFTELESIEVYREYKIDQVEKRPNYTMLYSGDSAIIQYEYSSLDYTDNILPGSVIAVKGKATALKGHPQRGYANYLRSRGYNYLINGSINDIVSHKSNFRTLIYEIREYLGKYIDSVYRMDSPFVKALVYGDRAEMNENDTELFSKTGISHLLAISGFHIGLLASMALILLKKLPSNIRYFIVLGFIFIYVIITGARPSAIRAGIFYLMYIASIFYCKRYDVISSAFLLSSVLIALNPYILYDAGFTLSFMAVISIGMFYQSINATFEKTKILPKYIANFTSMTISAQVLTLPLTYFYFQRISIISIFSNLISVPLVTLTYPFMLSSLVLYKIPFLGNLLVSMVKSLKFILYYFNQKISAFSLSYIDFEASNIYTTIVAYVLIFTFYFIFAIYTLKENKNELQGFAEKY; translated from the coding sequence ATGAGAAGATACTCTTTTGTTATATTCATTTGTATTTTTATTTCAGCAGTGTTTACCTTGGTATACCAAGAGTTAAGCTTTACAGAGTTAGAATCAATTGAGGTTTATCGGGAATATAAAATAGATCAGGTGGAAAAAAGACCAAATTACACTATGCTTTACTCAGGGGATTCAGCCATAATTCAGTATGAATATTCTAGCTTAGATTATACTGATAATATCCTGCCAGGGAGTGTAATTGCAGTTAAAGGTAAAGCTACTGCCTTAAAAGGACATCCTCAAAGAGGATATGCAAACTATTTAAGGTCAAGAGGATACAATTATTTGATAAATGGAAGCATTAATGATATAGTAAGCCATAAATCAAATTTTAGAACACTCATATACGAAATAAGAGAGTATTTAGGAAAATATATAGACTCTGTTTATAGAATGGATAGCCCTTTTGTAAAAGCTTTGGTTTATGGAGATAGAGCAGAGATGAATGAAAATGATACAGAGCTATTTTCTAAAACTGGAATTTCTCATCTCTTGGCAATATCTGGTTTTCACATTGGACTTCTAGCTTCTATGGCATTGATTCTGCTTAAAAAGTTACCAAGTAATATTAGGTATTTTATAGTTTTGGGTTTTATTTTTATATATGTCATTATTACTGGAGCAAGACCATCTGCCATAAGAGCTGGGATTTTCTATTTGATGTATATAGCTAGCATTTTTTATTGCAAGAGATATGATGTTATTAGCAGTGCGTTTTTACTTTCAAGCGTGCTAATAGCTTTGAATCCATATATTTTATACGACGCAGGCTTTACATTGTCATTTATGGCTGTTATTTCAATAGGTATGTTTTACCAAAGCATTAATGCTACTTTTGAAAAGACAAAGATACTGCCTAAATACATAGCTAACTTTACTAGTATGACAATATCAGCTCAAGTTTTAACTCTGCCCCTTACATATTTTTATTTTCAGAGAATATCAATTATATCAATTTTTTCTAATTTAATAAGCGTACCTCTAGTTACGTTAACCTATCCATTTATGTTATCTTCTTTAGTGCTTTATAAGATACCGTTTTTAGGGAATCTACTGGTGAGCATGGTTAAAAGCCTGAAATTTATTTTGTATTATTTCAATCAAAAGATATCAGCGTTTTCATTGTCTTATATTGACTTTGAAGCATCAAATATTTATACTACAATAGTTGCCTATGTTCTAATATTTACATTCTACTTTATCTTTGCTATCTATACCTTAAAGGAGAACAAAAATGAATTACAAGGATTTGCTGAAAAATATTGA
- a CDS encoding DUF2156 domain-containing protein, protein MEDECKLKPIGINSKDELEEYFNKVRYEACEYSFMTIYMWQHVFNTSYMIEDGYLNIFGRVNDSYFAIQPITEPENYQKAFEAIEGCFNGLEQKLILRAVTKPWVEYLSQKYPDRFEIIEERDSHDYFYEAEKLRTLSGRKYHSKKNHYNSFLKEYGDRFEYRRLGCKDFPEAIALMERWAEDKEKDQHLVGERLAVEKVFKNYPKLTETKVGGIYIDNNLEAFTFGELLNPDTVVVHVEKANPEIRGLYAAINKLFLENEFPDVEFVNREEDLGLDGLRQAKLSYKPIKLVEKYTLIEK, encoded by the coding sequence TTGGAAGATGAATGTAAACTTAAGCCCATAGGAATAAATTCTAAGGATGAGCTTGAAGAGTATTTTAATAAGGTGAGATATGAAGCCTGTGAATATAGCTTTATGACTATTTATATGTGGCAGCATGTTTTTAATACGAGCTATATGATAGAAGATGGCTATCTTAATATATTTGGAAGAGTAAACGACAGTTACTTTGCTATCCAGCCTATAACTGAGCCTGAGAATTATCAAAAAGCCTTTGAGGCTATAGAAGGCTGCTTTAATGGATTGGAACAAAAGTTAATTCTTAGAGCTGTTACTAAGCCATGGGTTGAATATTTATCTCAAAAATATCCTGATAGATTTGAGATAATTGAGGAGCGAGATTCTCACGATTATTTTTATGAAGCAGAAAAATTAAGGACATTATCAGGAAGAAAATATCACTCTAAGAAAAATCACTACAACAGTTTTTTAAAGGAATATGGAGATAGATTTGAGTATAGAAGATTAGGCTGCAAGGACTTTCCAGAAGCAATTGCTTTGATGGAAAGGTGGGCTGAGGATAAAGAAAAAGATCAGCATTTAGTTGGAGAAAGACTTGCAGTAGAAAAGGTATTTAAAAATTATCCTAAACTTACAGAAACAAAAGTTGGTGGAATTTATATAGATAATAATTTAGAAGCTTTTACTTTTGGAGAATTACTTAATCCTGATACTGTTGTTGTGCATGTGGAAAAAGCAAATCCTGAAATAAGAGGGCTTTATGCTGCTATCAATAAATTATTTTTAGAAAATGAATTTCCAGATGTTGAATTTGTGAATCGTGAAGAGGATTTAGGGTTAGATGGCCTGAGACAAGCCAAATTATCCTACAAGCCAATTAAACTAGTGGAAAAGTACACTCTGATTGAAAAATAG
- a CDS encoding DUF3006 domain-containing protein — translation MKGIIDRFEGDIAVIELENNEFIDVNISDLPKNISTGDVIELLDGKINLCIDETKHKKQAIEDLMDELFE, via the coding sequence ATGAAAGGAATAATAGATAGATTTGAGGGAGATATTGCCGTTATCGAGCTTGAAAACAATGAGTTTATAGATGTAAATATCAGTGACTTGCCAAAAAATATCTCTACTGGTGATGTAATAGAACTACTAGATGGCAAAATAAATCTATGCATAGATGAAACTAAACATAAAAAACAAGCAATCGAAGATTTGATGGATGAGCTATTTGAATAA
- a CDS encoding L-aspartate oxidase codes for MKYDVLIIGAGIAGLYTALSLPSNLKVLVLSKDEINNCNTYRAQGGIACVWDEDDDFEIHMEDSLKAGNGKNNKKMLEIMVSEGPKNIQNLIDYGVDFDKNERGYDLTLEGGHTKRRILHYKDTTGKRVIEVLAQNAFKKNNIEIHERAMAVDITKCRNGFLTTVLDENEESMYIESDFTVIASGGIGRLYKYTTNASIASGDGITLASKAGAKLKHMDLIQFHPTGLYENSGDRFLISESVRGEGGILRNNKKEAFMHLYHEMADLAPRDVVSKSMLKEMKNSNSNYLYLDVTAKPKEYLKNRFPHIYKSCKNRKLSMEKDFIPVSPCQHYFMGGIEVDEFGSTTVENLYATGECACTEVHGNNRLASNSLLEALVFSKRVAKSIGGKHSRLGNKDKKSNTKVEARIHDDYDLKGLSYTEKKHLELSEIESLKNKVREIMQNSFFVNFNIDYAEKNIEAINELKSELNLYKNNNKNFYELVSLAEVSNIILKEKLKNARVSN; via the coding sequence ATGAAATACGATGTTTTGATTATTGGAGCTGGAATAGCAGGACTTTATACAGCTTTGTCACTTCCTTCAAACCTAAAAGTGCTAGTCCTATCAAAGGATGAGATAAATAATTGTAACACTTATAGAGCGCAAGGTGGTATAGCTTGCGTTTGGGATGAAGATGATGATTTTGAAATCCATATGGAAGATAGTCTTAAGGCTGGAAATGGAAAAAATAATAAAAAAATGCTAGAAATTATGGTTAGTGAAGGACCGAAAAATATACAGAACTTAATTGATTATGGTGTGGATTTTGATAAAAACGAAAGAGGGTATGATCTGACGTTAGAAGGAGGGCATACAAAAAGAAGGATATTGCACTATAAGGACACTACTGGAAAAAGAGTTATTGAAGTGCTAGCTCAAAATGCCTTTAAAAAAAATAATATAGAAATTCATGAAAGAGCTATGGCTGTGGACATTACAAAATGCAGGAATGGCTTTTTAACCACTGTTTTAGATGAAAATGAGGAGTCTATGTACATAGAATCAGATTTTACTGTGATTGCCTCTGGAGGCATAGGAAGGCTCTATAAATATACTACGAACGCATCCATCGCTAGTGGAGATGGAATAACTCTAGCTAGTAAAGCCGGAGCAAAGCTAAAGCATATGGATTTGATTCAATTTCATCCTACAGGACTATATGAAAACAGCGGGGATAGATTCCTTATTTCTGAATCGGTTAGAGGAGAAGGAGGAATTTTAAGAAATAACAAAAAAGAAGCCTTTATGCATTTATATCATGAAATGGCTGATTTAGCTCCTAGGGATGTAGTATCAAAATCAATGCTTAAGGAAATGAAAAATTCTAATTCAAACTATTTATATTTAGATGTAACAGCAAAACCTAAAGAGTACCTAAAAAATAGATTTCCACATATATATAAAAGCTGTAAAAACAGAAAGCTAAGCATGGAAAAGGATTTTATTCCAGTCAGTCCCTGCCAGCATTACTTTATGGGAGGGATTGAAGTAGATGAATTTGGAAGTACAACTGTAGAGAACCTATATGCAACTGGAGAGTGTGCTTGTACTGAAGTTCATGGCAATAATAGATTAGCAAGTAATTCGTTATTAGAAGCCTTAGTATTTTCAAAAAGAGTAGCTAAGTCTATTGGTGGCAAGCACAGTAGATTAGGAAATAAAGATAAAAAATCTAATACTAAAGTAGAAGCTAGAATTCATGATGACTATGATTTAAAAGGCTTAAGCTATACTGAAAAAAAACATTTAGAATTAAGTGAAATAGAAAGCTTAAAAAATAAAGTTAGAGAGATAATGCAAAATAGCTTTTTTGTAAATTTTAATATTGATTATGCAGAAAAAAATATTGAAGCTATTAATGAGCTTAAGTCTGAATTAAATTTATATAAAAATAATAATAAAAATTTCTATGAGCTTGTATCATTAGCAGAAGTATCCAATATTATTTTAAAGGAGAAATTAAAAAATGCTAGAGTTTCAAATTGA
- the rpsT gene encoding 30S ribosomal protein S20, whose translation MANIKSAKKRISVTAKKTLINRMRKSQIKTAIKRFEAALAEGNMEAATENFKYAQKKIHQIAAKGTLHKNAAARKVSKLASRLNAAKAN comes from the coding sequence TTGGCAAATATTAAATCTGCTAAGAAAAGAATTTCTGTTACTGCTAAGAAAACTCTTATTAACAGAATGAGAAAATCTCAAATAAAAACAGCAATCAAAAGATTTGAGGCTGCTCTAGCTGAAGGTAATATGGAAGCTGCTACTGAAAACTTCAAGTACGCTCAAAAGAAAATCCATCAAATCGCAGCTAAAGGAACTCTTCATAAAAATGCTGCTGCTAGAAAAGTATCAAAATTAGCTTCTAGATTAAACGCTGCTAAAGCTAACTAA